One window from the genome of Choloepus didactylus isolate mChoDid1 chromosome 2, mChoDid1.pri, whole genome shotgun sequence encodes:
- the KISS1 gene encoding metastasis-suppressor KiSS-1, with the protein MNSLVSWQLLLFLCATSFGETFNKVAPAEDPRPTGQRLGPRSLLAAWEQRPRPGRLPQPPDPRAPERGAGAEAGGPVRLQLNSFGCATEGGTPRPRRREGLTPPRSLPRETHLKPRKGLEHGVWAGGGREFLS; encoded by the exons ATGAATTCATTGGTTTCCTGGCAGTTGCTGCTCTTCCTCTGTGCCACTTCTTTTGGGGAGACATTTAATAAGGTGGCTCCTGCAGAGGATCCTAGACCCACAG GCCAGCGGCTCGGACCCCGCTCCCTCCTGGCCGCCTGGGAGCAGCGGCCGCGGCCTGGGCGCCTCCCGCAGCCGCCGGATCCCCGCGCCCCGGAGCGCGGTGCTGGTGCGGAGGCAGGAGGGCCTGTCCGCCTACAACTGAACTCCTTCGGCTGCGCTACGGAAGGCGGGACGCCGCGTCCGAGGCGCCGGGAGGGGCTGACACCACCGAGGAGTCTCCCCCGGGAGACGCACTTAAAGCCCAGGAAAGGGTTGGAACACGGGGTTTGGGCGGGAGGGGGAAGGGAGTTTCTGTCCTGA